The following coding sequences are from one Virgibacillus necropolis window:
- a CDS encoding response regulator transcription factor → MNILLVDDEQLELEQLEYLLKPFFNFKSVYKAKDASRALDIVDKVAIQLAFVDIQLPGKSGLELAKQFKNDYQIKVIMVTAFQSFEYAHQALRMGVEDYITKPLIESELIEVIQPYLQQANLSDMVNQTLETIHNRFDERLTLGEIADDIHVNNAYLSRKFNEELNTNFASYLNNYRIEMAKRMLKESPRMNISQVSETCGFNSQHYFSSLFKKQTGLTPREFRLKDVQI, encoded by the coding sequence GTGAATATTCTTTTAGTTGATGATGAGCAATTAGAACTTGAACAACTTGAATATCTTCTAAAACCTTTTTTTAACTTTAAATCTGTTTATAAAGCAAAAGATGCATCCAGAGCACTCGATATTGTAGATAAAGTAGCAATTCAACTTGCTTTTGTTGATATTCAATTACCAGGAAAATCAGGTTTAGAGCTTGCCAAGCAATTTAAAAATGACTACCAAATAAAGGTTATCATGGTTACTGCATTTCAATCATTCGAATATGCCCATCAAGCATTACGAATGGGGGTCGAGGATTACATTACAAAGCCTTTGATTGAGAGTGAACTTATTGAGGTTATCCAACCTTATCTCCAGCAGGCAAACTTATCAGATATGGTTAACCAAACACTAGAAACGATTCACAATCGTTTCGATGAACGCCTCACTCTTGGGGAAATTGCTGATGACATCCATGTTAACAATGCTTATTTAAGTAGAAAATTTAATGAAGAGTTAAACACAAATTTCGCTAGTTATTTGAATAATTATCGGATTGAGATGGCCAAACGAATGCTTAAAGAATCCCCTAGGATGAATATTTCACAAGTATCGGAAACATGCGGATTTAATAGTCAACACTATTTTAGTTCATTATTTAAAAAACAAACTGGATTGACTCCTCGTGAATTTCGCTTAAAGGATGTACAAATTTGA
- a CDS encoding sodium:solute symporter family transporter: protein MKKSYKWYVTGGLSLGASFGVLTLLARWITANTILSTPETLFKYGIIGGLGYSLMGIFAFILFSFVAVKIKQRFSKHETIGDVLHDRLPGQSYVIMMGLLLLTSFDSLFIQAMGAGLLFHLILDIPAFIGLFIFFLYCFIYAGIGGMDSLHKIEPIKISLIFAAIIFIPVYFFIQEGIYPVYDGVRLYHPYLLYWKNYDGFLFILTAILIGFGQVITDRATWQRIHIIQPTKVRASFWLTGLIWGTIPLALFSMLLISIFDKSFDNTFTLLFEFIYKIDPLILVILFFLFCFSTLSTTVGAELHATTVLIVKNIININKNYSERKKYKLSYLIAGLISLILFIISSVFTPNLLELIFFFGQFYGALIVPMLWVIFGKKRLSVFFAYSILVGIGVGTIVMLSGESLLAIWISFITSGILSTFIYMIGPSEK from the coding sequence ATGAAAAAATCATATAAATGGTATGTTACTGGAGGGTTATCACTAGGTGCCTCATTTGGGGTTTTAACTTTACTAGCACGCTGGATAACTGCCAATACTATTCTATCCACACCGGAAACATTATTCAAATATGGAATAATTGGAGGTTTAGGGTACTCCCTAATGGGTATCTTCGCTTTTATTTTATTTAGTTTTGTCGCTGTAAAAATAAAACAACGTTTCTCCAAACATGAGACAATTGGAGATGTATTACATGACCGACTTCCAGGTCAATCTTATGTAATTATGATGGGTCTATTGTTACTTACAAGTTTTGATTCTCTATTTATCCAGGCTATGGGTGCTGGTCTTTTATTTCATCTAATATTAGATATACCTGCTTTTATTGGTTTATTTATATTTTTTCTTTATTGCTTTATTTACGCAGGAATTGGAGGTATGGACTCCCTACATAAAATAGAACCAATCAAAATTTCTCTTATTTTTGCAGCCATTATTTTTATACCAGTATATTTTTTTATTCAAGAAGGGATTTATCCAGTTTATGATGGCGTACGACTCTACCACCCCTATCTTTTGTATTGGAAAAACTATGACGGCTTTCTGTTCATTTTAACAGCAATTTTAATTGGTTTTGGACAAGTTATAACCGACCGTGCAACTTGGCAGCGCATTCATATCATTCAACCTACGAAAGTTCGAGCTTCTTTTTGGTTAACTGGGTTAATATGGGGAACAATTCCACTAGCCCTTTTCTCTATGCTTCTTATATCAATTTTTGATAAAAGTTTTGACAATACCTTTACCTTGTTATTCGAATTTATATATAAAATTGACCCGCTCATTTTGGTAATCTTATTCTTTTTATTTTGTTTCAGTACATTATCTACAACAGTTGGTGCAGAGCTACATGCCACCACTGTTTTGATTGTAAAAAACATCATAAACATCAACAAAAACTACTCAGAACGTAAAAAATATAAATTATCGTATTTAATTGCAGGCTTAATTTCTTTGATTTTGTTTATAATTAGTTCTGTTTTTACACCAAATTTATTAGAATTAATTTTCTTCTTTGGCCAATTTTATGGCGCGTTAATTGTTCCGATGCTATGGGTGATTTTCGGAAAGAAAAGACTAAGTGTTTTTTTTGCATATAGTATTTTGGTTGGGATTGGTGTTGGAACCATCGTAATGCTATCAGGAGAATCATTATTGGCTATTTGGATTAGTTTTATCACAAGTGGTATCTTGTCCACTTTCATTTATATGATTGGCCCATCGGAAAAATAA
- a CDS encoding GNAT family N-acetyltransferase produces MTNKNVTDLEKQLIIRNITPDDLDEIAALSNKCFGPDISFKRKHFVSQLKTFPEGQICIEYEGKIVGNASSLIINYCGDNHSYKEVSDGGFIRNHNPDGINLYGIEVGVDPAYRGMKIGQRLYEARRNICRMFNLKSIIIGGRIPFYHKHADQLSAEEYVRKVINGDIYDPVLTFQSKNGFVLHSIIPDYLPDDHESMKYATSMEWQNPDFATK; encoded by the coding sequence ATGACAAATAAGAATGTTACTGATTTGGAAAAGCAACTAATCATCCGCAACATAACACCAGATGATCTCGATGAAATTGCCGCTCTTTCTAATAAGTGCTTTGGTCCGGATATATCATTTAAACGAAAACATTTCGTCAGTCAGCTGAAGACTTTTCCAGAAGGGCAGATTTGCATTGAATACGAAGGCAAAATTGTAGGGAATGCATCTAGCTTAATCATCAACTACTGTGGTGATAATCACTCCTATAAAGAAGTTTCCGATGGTGGGTTTATCCGTAATCACAATCCTGATGGGATAAATCTCTACGGCATTGAGGTGGGTGTAGATCCCGCTTACCGGGGAATGAAAATTGGCCAGCGTCTGTATGAAGCCCGAAGAAATATTTGCAGAATGTTTAATTTAAAAAGCATCATTATTGGCGGAAGAATTCCTTTTTATCATAAACACGCAGATCAACTATCAGCTGAAGAATATGTACGGAAGGTTATTAATGGGGACATATATGATCCGGTCCTGACATTTCAGTCAAAGAATGGGTTTGTATTGCACAGCATAATTCCAGATTATTTGCCTGATGATCATGAATCCATGAAATATGCAACATCGATGGAGTGGCAGAACCCTGATTTTGCTACAAAATAA
- a CDS encoding NAD-dependent succinate-semialdehyde dehydrogenase, which translates to MLYINGEWIETENKMDVINPATAEIIKTISIGGQLETKEAITKAKEAFKTWKKTTGNDRSTYLKEVVRLMKEKATKMAEIITKENGKPLADAKSEVAGAIGYLEWYAEEAKRIYGDTLPASQPDKHLMVIKEPVGVCAAITPWNFPLSMVTRKIAPALAAGCTVVLKPAPATPLSAIMVFDCFHEAGLPKGVVNLVIGPAEEIGNEMTSNPNVRKVTFTGSTKVGKMLLRDSVATVKKISMELGGHAPLIVFDDADIDQAVEGVMMSKFKNSGQTCISTNRIYVAENIADEFGEKLAEKTSRLRVGNGTENGIDVGPLINKDALKKVEEQVQDAKTHNGKILCGGKTFEIDNVNGCFYEPTVIQNANENMRIATEETFGPIAPIFTFKGEEEVIERANHGTYGLAAYCYTKDIGRGFRVMRELEYGIVGINDPAPIVIQAPFGGVKESGMGKEGGKYGLDEYLEEKYVSIHAT; encoded by the coding sequence ATGCTCTACATTAACGGTGAATGGATAGAAACAGAAAATAAGATGGATGTAATTAATCCGGCAACGGCTGAAATCATAAAAACAATTTCAATTGGTGGGCAACTAGAAACAAAAGAAGCAATTACTAAAGCAAAAGAAGCATTCAAAACGTGGAAAAAAACAACTGGAAATGATCGTAGTACGTATTTAAAAGAGGTTGTTAGATTAATGAAAGAAAAAGCAACAAAAATGGCAGAAATAATAACAAAGGAGAATGGTAAGCCATTAGCGGATGCTAAAAGCGAAGTAGCTGGAGCAATTGGCTATCTGGAATGGTATGCAGAAGAGGCAAAACGAATTTATGGTGATACTTTACCAGCTTCACAACCAGATAAACACCTTATGGTGATCAAAGAGCCAGTTGGTGTTTGTGCCGCCATCACACCATGGAACTTCCCGTTATCAATGGTTACCCGAAAAATTGCGCCCGCTCTTGCAGCGGGATGCACTGTAGTATTAAAGCCAGCTCCCGCGACACCTTTATCGGCAATAATGGTATTTGACTGTTTTCATGAAGCAGGGCTACCAAAAGGTGTTGTTAATCTCGTGATTGGCCCAGCGGAGGAAATCGGGAATGAAATGACAAGTAACCCGAACGTGCGAAAGGTTACATTTACTGGATCAACTAAGGTTGGAAAAATGCTTCTCCGTGATTCTGTAGCTACTGTTAAAAAGATCTCGATGGAACTTGGTGGCCATGCACCATTAATCGTGTTTGACGATGCTGATATTGATCAGGCTGTTGAGGGAGTAATGATGTCAAAATTTAAAAACTCTGGTCAAACATGTATCAGTACAAACCGAATCTATGTAGCTGAGAACATTGCAGATGAATTTGGGGAAAAGTTAGCTGAAAAAACATCAAGACTTAGAGTTGGTAATGGAACAGAGAATGGGATAGACGTAGGACCACTTATTAATAAGGATGCATTAAAAAAGGTAGAAGAACAAGTGCAGGATGCGAAGACACATAACGGAAAAATCCTATGCGGTGGAAAGACCTTTGAAATTGATAATGTAAATGGATGTTTTTATGAACCAACTGTTATTCAGAATGCGAATGAGAATATGCGAATTGCAACTGAGGAGACGTTCGGGCCAATTGCGCCAATCTTCACCTTTAAAGGAGAAGAGGAAGTTATCGAAAGAGCAAACCATGGAACTTATGGACTTGCTGCTTATTGTTATACAAAAGATATAGGACGTGGGTTCCGCGTGATGCGAGAATTGGAATATGGCATTGTCGGAATCAATGATCCAGCCCCAATTGTAATCCAGGCACCATTTGGTGGTGTGAAAGAAAGCGGCATGGGCAAGGAAGGTGGAAAATACGGGCTTGACGAGTATTTGGAAGAAAAGTACGTTTCTATTCATGCAACCTAA
- a CDS encoding C45 family autoproteolytic acyltransferase/hydolase: MMIKKLKLRGSAREIGYEHGSQGKHEVIQSLETYEKLFYGYKNISWSEAKEHALSHMKAIEKYNLDMIEEMEGIADGAGVEFEDILALNARSEIALAGSKGTAFSDGCTAMAVTNPLIPETIIGQNWDWKSTQKGSLLLLDIQNKSNPDITMVTEGGIIGKIGFNSSGIGICFNALITDKKSNEVPIHLGLRSVLNSYSLTEAISKIKGGQLASAASFLIGYDEGNGKGMAVNVEVSPFGIDYVGGNDGKLVHTNHICSDLIKQNLEDMNEFRHDDSMLRKKRAEQLINTSIANHEAINEQSFEEWLSDEFNAPNSINHFKNERAPEHRRMETVFSIIINLSKKKAFLRVGKSVEDKYEEI; this comes from the coding sequence ATGATGATTAAAAAGTTGAAATTACGAGGATCCGCAAGGGAAATTGGATATGAGCACGGTAGTCAGGGAAAACATGAAGTGATTCAAAGCCTAGAAACGTATGAAAAATTATTCTATGGATACAAGAATATTTCCTGGTCAGAAGCCAAAGAGCACGCACTCTCCCATATGAAGGCCATTGAAAAGTATAACTTGGATATGATTGAGGAAATGGAAGGGATTGCTGATGGAGCAGGAGTGGAATTTGAGGATATTCTAGCTTTAAATGCCCGTAGTGAAATTGCTTTAGCTGGAAGTAAGGGAACTGCATTTTCAGATGGATGTACAGCGATGGCAGTTACAAATCCACTTATACCTGAAACAATCATAGGTCAAAATTGGGATTGGAAATCAACTCAAAAAGGAAGTTTGCTTTTACTTGATATCCAGAATAAATCAAACCCAGACATAACAATGGTAACTGAGGGTGGAATTATTGGGAAAATTGGATTCAATTCTTCAGGAATAGGTATTTGTTTTAATGCATTAATCACAGATAAGAAATCAAATGAAGTTCCCATTCATCTAGGGTTAAGGTCCGTGTTAAATTCCTATTCACTAACAGAAGCTATTTCAAAAATAAAAGGAGGTCAACTGGCTTCCGCCGCCAGTTTCTTAATTGGATACGATGAAGGAAATGGGAAAGGAATGGCTGTTAATGTGGAAGTGTCCCCTTTTGGAATTGATTATGTTGGAGGAAATGACGGGAAATTAGTGCATACCAATCACATATGTTCTGACCTTATTAAGCAAAATTTAGAAGATATGAACGAATTCAGACATGACGATTCGATGCTTCGAAAAAAAAGGGCAGAACAGCTTATCAATACGAGTATCGCTAATCATGAAGCAATTAATGAGCAATCATTTGAAGAGTGGCTTTCCGATGAATTTAATGCACCAAACTCTATTAATCATTTTAAAAATGAACGTGCACCAGAACATCGTAGGATGGAAACGGTATTCTCCATCATTATAAATCTATCAAAAAAGAAGGCATTTTTACGGGTAGGGAAATCGGTTGAAGATAAGTATGAAGAAATATAA
- a CDS encoding aminotransferase family protein, with protein sequence MTKEVTVTNSKTKELIELDKMHYIHPTSAPKDVAENGPGIIFSDGNGIYVNNLEGEPYIDGMSMLWNVNLGHGQEELAEVAKEQMLKIAYSSSFKGFSNEPAIKLAEKLATMAPGDLNAVFFTSGGSESNDTAFKLSRFYWEQKGKSEKRKIISTKNGYHGVTFAAQSATGIPATHEFAGSSVEGFYHATPHLINCELGDKGDPNYEQSIRSLIEKEGADTIAAVIIEPVQGAGGVNIPPEGYLQAVRKLCDEFDILFIADEVICGFGRTGKMFGVDNWDVVPDLMCIAKGITSGYAQLGGVMINTNVREEIVNFEGVLAHGFTYSGHPTACAVALKNIEIMERDGILENVQNMEKELEKGLAYLQDKHDIVRNCRTIGLLSAFELYNPERGEHFDPSVNAASAVVDECFDRKLILRHIGSFRVAIAPPLIINKQEIERMIQVIDESITAFKKKLG encoded by the coding sequence ATGACAAAAGAAGTTACTGTTACAAATTCTAAAACGAAAGAATTGATAGAGTTAGATAAAATGCACTATATACATCCTACATCAGCACCTAAAGACGTAGCTGAAAATGGACCTGGTATTATTTTTTCTGATGGAAATGGTATTTATGTTAATAATTTGGAAGGCGAACCGTATATTGACGGGATGTCGATGCTTTGGAATGTGAACTTAGGGCACGGGCAAGAAGAACTTGCTGAAGTGGCTAAGGAACAGATGTTAAAAATAGCCTATTCATCATCATTTAAAGGCTTCTCGAATGAACCGGCTATTAAACTGGCTGAAAAGTTAGCAACAATGGCACCTGGTGATTTAAACGCCGTTTTTTTCACTTCGGGTGGTTCGGAATCAAATGACACCGCTTTCAAATTATCTCGATTTTACTGGGAGCAGAAAGGGAAATCTGAGAAAAGGAAAATTATCAGTACAAAGAATGGATACCATGGTGTAACTTTTGCAGCGCAAAGTGCTACAGGTATTCCTGCCACTCATGAGTTTGCAGGCTCAAGCGTTGAAGGTTTTTATCATGCGACACCACACCTCATTAATTGTGAATTAGGTGATAAAGGTGACCCGAATTATGAGCAATCTATCAGAAGTCTTATTGAAAAAGAAGGTGCGGATACAATTGCAGCAGTTATTATTGAGCCTGTTCAAGGTGCGGGTGGAGTAAATATTCCGCCAGAAGGATATTTACAAGCGGTTAGAAAGCTTTGTGATGAATTCGATATTTTATTTATAGCGGATGAGGTCATTTGCGGATTTGGTCGCACTGGAAAAATGTTTGGTGTAGATAACTGGGATGTAGTCCCTGACTTGATGTGTATCGCTAAAGGAATTACAAGTGGTTATGCACAACTTGGCGGAGTGATGATTAATACAAACGTAAGAGAAGAGATCGTTAATTTTGAAGGAGTTTTGGCCCATGGATTCACATATAGCGGGCATCCAACTGCATGTGCAGTAGCACTGAAAAACATTGAAATTATGGAACGTGACGGTATTTTAGAAAATGTACAAAATATGGAGAAAGAGTTAGAAAAGGGTCTTGCTTATTTACAGGATAAGCATGATATTGTAAGGAATTGCCGAACAATTGGTCTGTTGTCTGCCTTTGAACTTTATAATCCTGAACGTGGTGAGCATTTTGATCCATCGGTGAATGCGGCATCAGCAGTGGTTGATGAATGCTTCGACCGCAAGCTCATTCTCAGACATATTGGAAGTTTTCGTGTTGCTATCGCACCGCCGTTAATCATAAACAAGCAGGAAATAGAAAGAATGATTCAAGTTATAGACGAATCAATTACTGCATTTAAAAAGAAACTTGGTTAA
- a CDS encoding sigma 54-interacting transcriptional regulator, whose amino-acid sequence MNPLIQNKLKPIFTVSRELEQEEFLKRITDHHGHYLFLEKHNEIYAYVDINNLAIKKWDSKEIRMKDILSKAVLIENTGVFESNQLVSIPFIFQVLGEPIVLVKDDNGNFTGYISREDMLVSMFREENTNTNLLKVLLASIPMGIFVVDHKHKIVNCNESGLKMIRSESEKIIGTRAETIFNQDHLKQVFSTGKTILNQIHITNDMGVIVDYSPIENSDGDVDGVIIIIQDLPMVESMAMEIETVKNLNQDLNAILSSIYDELLVVDSEGVLIRHSENYIKDFWKVNLKELVGESLLDLEERGFFSPSVARLVLEKKEKISIVQETENGKKILAIGNPIFNDRGILQRVVIASRDITENTKLKSELKQTKEITKRYKQELANLKNKTGTSQDIIYCSSKMQKIVNQIKKISSFSSTVLIQGDSGVGKELIARAIHTESTRSEKPFLTINCGSIPENLLESELFGYVKGSFTGADEKGKKGYFEQANGGVLFLDEIGEMPMSLQVKLLRVLQENEVVPIGSVKPISINVQIVAATNQSLEKMIDRGVFREDLYYRINVIPIHVPPLRDRPEDIPLLAYHTIQKLNQRYDKNYHFSPDSLNLLEGYSWPGNIRELQNLIERLFVSADDQVITADLVVQFMNSGTVKRSKPMITGIIPLHEAKWEVEKQLIMLAMRKHRTTTKAAEVLGISQSAVSRKYKRILQQNGE is encoded by the coding sequence GTGAACCCACTGATTCAAAATAAGCTAAAACCCATTTTTACAGTCTCAAGAGAACTAGAACAAGAAGAGTTCTTAAAAAGAATAACTGATCATCATGGTCATTACTTGTTTCTGGAAAAGCATAATGAAATCTATGCATATGTAGATATAAATAATTTGGCAATAAAAAAATGGGATAGCAAAGAAATACGTATGAAGGATATTCTTTCTAAGGCAGTTTTAATTGAAAATACAGGTGTTTTTGAGTCGAATCAGTTGGTTTCTATCCCATTCATCTTTCAAGTGTTGGGAGAACCAATTGTTTTAGTGAAGGATGATAATGGTAACTTTACGGGATATATTAGTAGAGAAGATATGCTGGTTAGTATGTTTCGTGAGGAGAATACAAATACAAATTTACTAAAAGTTTTGCTAGCGTCGATACCAATGGGGATTTTTGTTGTTGATCATAAACACAAAATTGTGAATTGCAACGAATCAGGATTAAAAATGATTCGCTCTGAGTCTGAAAAGATTATAGGGACAAGGGCTGAAACTATTTTTAATCAAGATCATTTGAAACAAGTGTTTTCCACTGGTAAAACAATATTGAACCAGATCCATATTACAAATGATATGGGGGTAATAGTTGATTATAGCCCTATCGAAAATTCTGATGGTGACGTTGATGGCGTTATTATAATTATACAGGATTTACCTATGGTTGAAAGTATGGCTATGGAGATTGAAACTGTTAAAAATTTAAACCAAGATTTGAACGCAATACTTTCTTCAATTTATGACGAACTGTTGGTTGTTGATAGTGAAGGGGTTCTTATTCGACATAGCGAAAATTATATAAAGGATTTTTGGAAGGTTAATCTTAAAGAATTGGTAGGGGAAAGTTTATTGGATTTAGAGGAAAGAGGATTTTTTTCACCATCTGTAGCTAGGTTGGTACTTGAGAAAAAAGAAAAAATATCAATTGTTCAAGAGACTGAGAATGGCAAAAAGATACTAGCAATAGGTAACCCTATCTTTAATGATCGTGGAATTCTGCAAAGAGTTGTAATTGCTTCAAGGGATATCACGGAAAATACAAAATTAAAATCCGAACTAAAACAAACAAAAGAAATTACTAAAAGATATAAACAAGAATTGGCTAATTTGAAAAATAAAACTGGAACCTCACAAGATATTATTTATTGTAGTTCAAAAATGCAAAAAATCGTTAATCAGATAAAAAAAATATCCAGTTTTTCCTCAACTGTACTAATTCAGGGTGATTCAGGTGTAGGGAAGGAACTAATTGCACGAGCTATTCATACGGAAAGTACCCGTTCGGAAAAACCATTTTTAACTATAAATTGTGGGTCTATTCCAGAAAACTTACTAGAAAGTGAACTGTTTGGTTATGTGAAAGGTTCATTTACTGGAGCGGATGAAAAAGGAAAGAAAGGTTATTTTGAACAGGCGAATGGGGGAGTGTTGTTCCTAGATGAAATCGGCGAAATGCCAATGTCCCTTCAAGTAAAATTGTTAAGAGTGCTACAAGAAAATGAAGTAGTTCCAATTGGTAGTGTTAAACCGATTTCGATTAATGTACAAATTGTAGCGGCAACAAACCAAAGTTTAGAAAAGATGATTGATAGGGGAGTCTTCAGAGAAGATCTATATTATAGAATTAATGTGATACCAATTCATGTCCCACCATTAAGAGATAGACCTGAAGACATTCCTTTGTTGGCATATCACACTATTCAGAAATTAAATCAGCGATACGACAAAAATTATCACTTTTCACCGGATTCATTAAACTTACTCGAGGGTTATTCCTGGCCAGGTAACATTCGAGAACTTCAGAATTTAATTGAGCGGTTATTTGTATCTGCTGATGATCAAGTTATAACTGCAGATTTAGTTGTTCAATTTATGAATTCCGGAACTGTCAAAAGATCTAAACCAATGATTACCGGGATAATTCCTCTTCATGAAGCAAAATGGGAAGTGGAAAAGCAATTAATCATGCTAGCTATGAGAAAGCACAGGACGACAACAAAGGCTGCTGAAGTTCTGGGAATTAGTCAATCCGCGGTAAGTCGTAAGTATAAAAGGATTTTACAGCAAAATGGTGAATAG
- a CDS encoding APC family permease yields MKEGTSLKRSLGVWSIVALGLGYMTPTVVFDTFGIVSKQTNGVVPLAYLVALVVMIFTAFSYGKMVRVFPSAGSAYTYTRETMGASLGFLVGWASLLDYLLLPLVNALIIRLYMESLFPGTPAWIWVILYVAAVTAINVWSMNSTSGLNSILVIFEVVLLAAFIVLASVQLYQGMGTGTLFTLDPLMHEDVEAIAVLMGATIVCFSFIGFDAITMYTEEAIDANTVPRAIFLTLLIGGGIFFTCSYFAQSLFPNVGVFTLVDDTLPEIALFVGGKVFQLIFLAGAFAATIASGLASHASVSRLLFVMGRNGVLPRKAFGYVHPKFRTPAFNVIFVGGVSLLAIGPSLKLISSVINFGALIAFTFVNLSVIAYFVFKKKRYKTMRDIFSYIIMPTIGAGLTGVLWYFLHLDAFIAGFVWVVVGIIYMLYLTKFFSRKMKDFDFEEVDKPVEKEA; encoded by the coding sequence ATGAAAGAAGGAACATCTCTTAAACGCTCCCTAGGCGTATGGTCAATCGTAGCATTGGGGTTAGGATATATGACACCAACTGTTGTCTTTGATACATTTGGCATTGTTTCCAAACAAACAAACGGGGTAGTGCCGCTTGCCTATTTGGTCGCACTGGTTGTTATGATATTTACAGCTTTCAGCTACGGAAAAATGGTGCGCGTATTCCCTAGCGCGGGTTCCGCCTACACCTATACCCGAGAGACGATGGGAGCATCCCTCGGTTTTCTAGTAGGCTGGGCATCACTGCTCGATTATTTGCTGCTTCCTTTAGTCAATGCTTTGATTATCCGTCTTTATATGGAATCCCTTTTCCCTGGAACACCTGCATGGATTTGGGTAATCCTTTATGTTGCAGCTGTAACTGCCATTAATGTCTGGAGTATGAATTCCACATCTGGATTGAATTCGATACTCGTTATTTTTGAAGTAGTATTGCTTGCAGCATTTATAGTTCTTGCTTCTGTTCAATTGTATCAAGGTATGGGAACAGGTACATTATTCACTCTCGATCCGCTCATGCATGAAGATGTCGAGGCAATAGCAGTCTTGATGGGGGCAACGATTGTATGTTTTTCTTTTATCGGGTTTGATGCCATTACGATGTATACAGAGGAAGCTATTGACGCCAATACGGTACCTAGGGCGATATTTTTGACCCTGCTTATAGGTGGCGGAATCTTTTTCACTTGCTCCTATTTTGCACAATCATTATTTCCTAATGTAGGTGTATTCACACTGGTGGATGATACATTGCCTGAAATCGCCCTTTTTGTAGGAGGAAAAGTATTCCAATTAATCTTTCTTGCTGGTGCATTTGCCGCAACTATTGCGTCAGGCCTCGCGTCCCATGCCAGTGTATCACGTCTACTATTTGTAATGGGGCGAAATGGCGTGCTTCCACGTAAAGCATTCGGCTATGTGCACCCGAAATTCCGAACACCTGCATTTAATGTTATTTTTGTTGGCGGTGTTTCATTACTTGCCATCGGACCTAGCCTGAAGTTGATATCTTCTGTAATTAATTTCGGAGCTTTGATAGCATTTACCTTTGTTAACCTTTCCGTTATTGCCTATTTTGTATTTAAGAAAAAAAGATACAAAACAATGCGAGATATTTTTTCTTATATTATTATGCCGACGATAGGTGCAGGCCTTACGGGAGTTTTATGGTATTTCCTTCATTTAGATGCATTTATTGCTGGATTTGTGTGGGTCGTAGTTGGAATTATATATATGTTGTATCTGACAAAATTCTTCAGTAGGAAAATGAAGGACTTTGATTTTGAAGAGGTAGATAAACCAGTTGAAAAAGAGGCATAA